From the genome of Pseudomonadota bacterium, one region includes:
- the addB gene encoding double-strand break repair protein AddB: MFMYKTSIFTIPAERSFLDSLASRMIIEREGDPSRFAETIVLLPTRRACRALQDSFLQICEGAPTALPVMQPIGDTDEEELAFDSIAGIDIAELAPAMPDSYRILSLAKRIQSYRKCLPEVSTHVSPPDQALLLAIELARFLDMVQTERLDFAGLDSLVPDDLAMHWQETLSFLRDFTENWPSEVERLGFLEPAERRNRLLDARVKQWTGNPPAGPVIAAGSTGSIPATADLLALVARMPQGRVILPGLDLLSDEENWAAISKDPTHPQFGMARLLKRLDVKREDVEVWGQHNTCEQRSRLILEAMRPAPMTAVWQGLEKSGPLQTEGLNLIECSNEAEEAGVIALILRKQLEVEGRTAALVTGDRRLARRVAMELKRWKINIDDSAGVPLADTFPAIYMRLVAEMVADKFGPVALLSLGKHPLAAGGFTVVGFRSGMRLMDRIILRGSRPAPGIKGIRSLLDATESKSLDDSNKSLLAHILDELDIRCRPMSALGDGRIPFSTLVESHIKVAEALAQTTDEAGAERLWAGQNGESLASFFSDLRVSASVFSDLSLNHYPAVLNILMSRTIVRPRYGMHPRLNVWGPLEARLQKADCIVIAGLNEGNWPLEVKPDPWLSRPMRRSFGLPAAEQRIGLSAHDFTQLLAAPEVFLTRSRKVDGTPTVPTRWLSRLNSVLCAAGNDRGLMAPDYWTQWQAMLDRPRFIKPEGPPAPRPPTSARPKKLSVTQIDTLMRDPYGIYARHIIDLKKLEPLEADPGASQNGMIIHAILDRYISHFSDGAPPDDLQVLLKIGEEVFSEHPMRPSVYAFWWPRFCRIAGWFVEHERARVNSVIKSFTEIQGSITLETRNGPFELTARADRIDQLADGRLEIIDYKTGSTPTKKQVQNGLSPQLSLEALIANKDGFEGLKGQDSLRVAAFHYWKLGGGDPAGTVTSFDNLETLTEEALGGIQMLIEKFSDPATAYEAIPISSRKPQYNDYEHLERILEWSGGIKK, encoded by the coding sequence ATGTTCATGTATAAAACTTCGATCTTTACAATCCCGGCTGAGCGCTCTTTTTTAGACAGTTTGGCTTCCCGGATGATAATCGAAAGGGAAGGAGACCCGAGTCGCTTTGCGGAGACAATTGTCTTATTGCCCACTCGTCGTGCGTGCAGAGCCTTGCAGGATTCATTCTTACAAATTTGTGAAGGGGCACCAACAGCCCTACCTGTTATGCAGCCAATCGGTGATACTGATGAAGAAGAACTGGCTTTTGATAGTATTGCAGGGATTGATATTGCGGAACTTGCCCCCGCTATGCCTGATAGCTATCGTATCTTGTCCCTGGCAAAGCGCATACAAAGTTATAGAAAATGCTTGCCCGAGGTGTCTACGCATGTGTCCCCGCCAGACCAAGCACTTTTGCTGGCCATAGAGTTAGCGCGTTTTCTTGATATGGTTCAAACGGAACGGCTTGACTTCGCTGGTTTAGATTCCCTTGTGCCAGATGATCTTGCTATGCATTGGCAGGAGACTTTGAGTTTCCTGCGCGATTTTACAGAAAATTGGCCATCAGAGGTTGAACGCTTGGGTTTCCTAGAACCGGCTGAACGGCGCAACAGGTTACTCGATGCAAGAGTTAAACAATGGACTGGCAACCCGCCGGCTGGGCCTGTTATAGCTGCCGGTTCTACCGGCAGCATACCTGCAACTGCTGATTTGTTAGCGTTGGTTGCAAGGATGCCTCAGGGCCGTGTTATTCTGCCTGGATTAGACCTTTTAAGCGATGAAGAAAATTGGGCGGCTATTTCAAAAGATCCCACACATCCGCAGTTTGGGATGGCGAGGTTACTAAAACGCCTCGACGTAAAGAGAGAGGATGTAGAAGTTTGGGGTCAACACAATACTTGCGAGCAGAGGTCTCGTTTGATTTTAGAAGCAATGCGTCCCGCACCAATGACCGCGGTTTGGCAGGGTTTAGAAAAATCTGGTCCCCTCCAAACAGAGGGATTGAATCTCATCGAATGCTCCAACGAGGCCGAGGAGGCGGGTGTTATTGCTCTTATATTGCGAAAACAACTCGAGGTAGAAGGTAGAACAGCTGCACTAGTGACTGGCGATCGCCGTCTGGCGCGTCGCGTAGCCATGGAACTCAAACGTTGGAAAATTAATATTGATGATTCTGCTGGTGTTCCCTTAGCCGATACTTTTCCAGCAATATACATGCGCCTGGTAGCTGAAATGGTAGCAGACAAATTTGGGCCAGTAGCACTACTTAGTCTTGGAAAACATCCACTGGCTGCTGGTGGTTTTACGGTGGTCGGCTTCCGGTCAGGAATGCGTCTGATGGACCGTATTATTTTGAGAGGAAGTCGGCCCGCACCGGGGATTAAAGGTATTCGATCATTGCTAGATGCTACTGAGAGCAAGTCCTTAGATGATTCAAATAAAAGCTTGTTGGCGCATATTTTGGATGAGTTGGATATTCGGTGTCGTCCTATGAGTGCTCTTGGAGATGGAAGAATACCATTTAGTACGCTGGTGGAGTCTCACATTAAAGTCGCAGAGGCGTTAGCCCAGACTACAGATGAGGCTGGCGCCGAACGACTTTGGGCTGGACAAAACGGCGAATCATTAGCGAGCTTCTTCTCCGACTTACGGGTGTCTGCAAGTGTATTTTCCGACCTCTCGCTCAATCACTATCCCGCAGTCTTAAATATTCTAATGAGTCGCACGATTGTGAGACCGCGTTATGGGATGCATCCGAGATTAAATGTTTGGGGACCATTGGAGGCTCGGTTGCAAAAAGCAGATTGCATTGTTATTGCTGGTCTGAATGAGGGAAATTGGCCGCTTGAAGTAAAGCCGGATCCGTGGCTCAGTCGTCCTATGCGCCGCTCATTTGGGTTGCCAGCCGCTGAACAACGCATAGGACTCTCAGCACACGATTTCACCCAACTGTTAGCGGCCCCTGAGGTATTTTTAACCCGATCTAGAAAAGTTGATGGTACTCCGACGGTGCCTACCCGTTGGCTAAGCAGGTTAAATTCCGTACTCTGTGCCGCGGGTAACGACAGGGGCCTGATGGCGCCGGACTATTGGACACAATGGCAAGCAATGCTCGATAGGCCACGATTTATAAAGCCTGAAGGTCCCCCAGCACCTAGACCACCTACTTCTGCCAGGCCCAAAAAATTGTCGGTTACACAGATAGACACTTTAATGCGTGATCCTTATGGAATCTATGCGCGTCATATTATCGATTTGAAGAAGTTGGAACCACTTGAAGCTGACCCGGGAGCCTCTCAAAACGGAATGATAATCCATGCCATTCTTGACCGTTATATAAGCCACTTCTCGGATGGAGCCCCTCCCGATGATTTACAGGTATTATTAAAAATCGGCGAGGAAGTTTTTAGTGAACATCCAATGAGACCTTCAGTGTACGCATTTTGGTGGCCGCGCTTTTGCCGCATCGCGGGGTGGTTTGTCGAACATGAGAGGGCGCGTGTAAATTCGGTAATAAAATCATTTACCGAAATACAAGGCTCAATAACATTGGAAACGAGAAATGGCCCTTTTGAATTAACAGCACGTGCGGATCGAATAGATCAGCTTGCTGATGGGAGGCTTGAGATCATTGATTATAAGACTGGCAGTACTCCGACAAAAAAACAGGTCCAAAATGGACTGTCTCCCCAACTGTCATTAGAGGCGCTTATCGCTAATAAAGATGGATTTGAAGGATTAAAGGGGCAGGATAGTTTGAGGGTTGCCGCTTTTCATTATTGGAAGCTTGGGGGAGGTGATCCGGCAGGAACGGTTACATCTTTCGATAATTTGGAAACATTGACTGAGGAAGCTCTCGGTGGGATTCAGATGTTGATTGAAAAATTTTCTGACCCTGCGACCGCCTACGAAGCAATTCCAATTTCAAGCCGCAAGCCACAATATAATGATTATGAGCACCTAGAGCGCATACTTGAGTGGTCGGGAGGTATTAAAAAATAA
- a CDS encoding nucleotidyltransferase family protein, translating to MTFIKKAMLLAAGLGTRMGPLSAECPKPLIKVLGKPLIDYGLDHCVEYGIRQIIVNTHYLPNQICNHVSKFKRVTTIYEKERLETGGGVKNALSCFGQSPFFVINSDALWVDGPYPALKRLALAWDENRMDALLLLYPVVRLTSYMGHGDYHVDGTGIAQRRAELEVSPYIFAGVQVLHPRLFQNTPEGAFSLNTLYDKAESEGRLYAQVHDGDWYHVGTPEELRLAEINISQRNITVNKR from the coding sequence GTGACCTTTATTAAAAAAGCAATGCTACTGGCCGCAGGCCTAGGAACTAGGATGGGTCCACTATCGGCGGAATGTCCCAAGCCTTTGATAAAAGTATTAGGGAAACCCCTAATAGATTATGGGTTAGATCACTGCGTTGAATACGGGATTAGGCAAATTATCGTTAATACTCACTATTTACCAAATCAAATCTGTAATCACGTATCGAAGTTCAAGCGCGTTACAACCATTTATGAAAAGGAACGCCTAGAAACAGGTGGTGGAGTTAAGAATGCGTTAAGTTGCTTTGGGCAGAGCCCTTTCTTCGTCATCAATAGCGATGCGCTCTGGGTCGACGGTCCTTATCCTGCGCTAAAGCGTTTGGCGTTGGCATGGGATGAGAATCGAATGGACGCACTGCTTTTGTTGTACCCAGTGGTTCGCCTAACCTCCTACATGGGGCACGGTGATTATCATGTAGACGGTACCGGTATTGCTCAGAGGCGCGCTGAATTAGAAGTATCGCCCTATATTTTTGCAGGTGTTCAGGTTTTGCACCCGCGTCTTTTTCAAAACACCCCTGAAGGAGCATTCTCACTTAACACACTTTACGATAAGGCCGAATCAGAGGGCCGCCTATATGCACAAGTGCATGATGGTGATTGGTATCATGTAGGGACACCCGAGGAACTGAGGTTAGCAGAGATTAATATATCACAGAGAAATATTACGGTGAATAAGCGGTGA
- a CDS encoding phosphotransferase, with translation MHNRKTLANKFLCRVKWQNGERTHLAGDASNRRYERIRKKNECAVFMDAPPPLEDVSAFITIANLLRGLGLSAPNIFEADTTAGFLLIEDFGDATYTERLLAGSDEVELYKLATNVLIHLHRTYQNDGTVPAYDNDLLVQETQLCVDWYMPAVLGIDTPDLEKAAFFDAWRTSLKRAREVPSSIVLRDFHVDNLMYLKNKTGIAACGLLDFQDAVTGPVSYDLVSLLEDARRDVPANISRQMLSQYLSAFPTLNPDKFASSYAILGAQRCTKILGIFTRLDRRDGKPQYLKHIARVWRWLESDLRHPALTPVRTWFDDYFPKKYRITPASVTRE, from the coding sequence ATGCATAATCGTAAAACTTTAGCAAACAAATTTCTGTGTCGAGTGAAATGGCAAAATGGGGAACGTACACACCTAGCAGGCGATGCTTCTAATCGTCGATACGAACGCATTCGAAAAAAAAATGAGTGTGCTGTATTTATGGATGCCCCGCCTCCTCTTGAAGATGTAAGTGCGTTCATAACTATTGCTAATTTACTTCGTGGCCTCGGTTTGAGCGCACCAAACATTTTTGAGGCAGATACAACTGCAGGCTTTTTATTGATAGAAGATTTTGGTGACGCAACCTACACTGAAAGGCTGTTGGCTGGGTCTGATGAGGTTGAACTTTACAAGCTAGCAACCAATGTTCTTATCCATTTGCATAGAACTTACCAAAATGATGGGACTGTGCCAGCCTATGACAATGATCTATTGGTGCAGGAAACCCAGCTGTGTGTGGATTGGTATATGCCTGCAGTCTTGGGAATAGATACCCCTGATCTTGAGAAAGCAGCCTTTTTTGATGCGTGGCGAACCTCTCTAAAAAGGGCACGAGAAGTGCCATCGAGCATAGTATTACGCGACTTCCATGTTGATAACCTCATGTATCTTAAAAATAAAACTGGTATCGCAGCTTGCGGTTTGCTGGATTTCCAGGATGCTGTTACAGGGCCTGTGAGCTATGATTTGGTATCGTTATTGGAGGATGCTCGCAGAGACGTGCCCGCCAATATCAGCAGGCAAATGTTGTCCCAATATTTGTCGGCCTTCCCCACATTAAATCCGGATAAGTTTGCGAGTTCGTATGCTATACTTGGTGCGCAGAGGTGTACAAAAATCCTCGGTATCTTTACTCGCTTAGATAGAAGAGACGGAAAACCCCAGTATCTGAAGCATATTGCTCGGGTATGGCGTTGGCTTGAAAGCGACCTTAGACATCCTGCATTGACGCCTGTTAGAACCTGGTTTGATGACTACTTTCCGAAAAAATATCGTATTACTCCGGCGTCGGTGACACGAGAGTGA
- the tsaE gene encoding tRNA (adenosine(37)-N6)-threonylcarbamoyltransferase complex ATPase subunit type 1 TsaE has translation MSPAQHQPLKTNGVCDAIRLDDVSSSLRLAESIARVATVGDVIGLTGPIGIGKTVFARGFIRFLTHHDEIVPSPTYTLMQVYETGAIPIFHYDLYRIQSYSEVEELGFDAAVAGGITLIEWPESIGPLGGASRLNISFEAGKEGLSNHRLICFDPGLAWQERLSNAIKVFIEETDA, from the coding sequence ATGTCACCTGCTCAACATCAACCGCTTAAAACCAATGGAGTATGCGATGCAATTAGATTGGATGATGTATCTTCGAGCCTAAGACTCGCGGAATCCATTGCGAGGGTGGCGACAGTTGGCGATGTAATAGGCCTAACGGGGCCGATTGGTATCGGAAAGACTGTATTTGCGCGCGGCTTCATTCGGTTTTTGACCCATCACGATGAGATCGTGCCTAGCCCTACCTATACATTGATGCAGGTCTATGAAACGGGAGCTATTCCAATATTCCACTACGATTTGTACCGGATTCAATCGTATTCGGAAGTGGAGGAACTCGGCTTTGATGCTGCTGTGGCGGGGGGCATAACATTAATCGAATGGCCAGAGAGTATTGGTCCTTTAGGTGGAGCCTCTCGACTCAATATTTCCTTCGAGGCAGGTAAGGAAGGGCTTTCAAATCATCGACTTATTTGTTTTGACCCAGGTCTGGCATGGCAAGAAAGATTGAGTAATGCTATCAAAGTATTCATCGAGGAAACCGATGCATAA
- the ahcY gene encoding adenosylhomocysteinase yields the protein MAASNDFKVANIELADWGRKEIAIAETEMPGLIAIREEYAGKKPLAGARIAGSLHMTIQTAVLIETLVELGAEVRWASCNIFSTQDQAAAAMAVKGIPVFAWKGETEEEYWWCMDQTIKGPGGWTPNMILDDGGDLTIVMHEKFPELLEDVRGLSEETTTGVHRLNEMEKNGSLAVPAFNVNDSVTKSKFDNLYGCRESLIDGIKRATDVMLAGKTAVVAGYGDVGKGSAISLRGQGARVLVTEVDPICALQAAMEGYEVTTMEAAAPVGDIFVTTTGNIDVITLDHMRDMKDRAIVCNIGHFDSEIAINDLKNLKWHNIKPQVDEVEFADGKRLIVLAEGRLVNLGCATGHPSFVMSASFSNQVLAQIELWQNHKKYENKVYVLPKSLDEKVAQLHLSKLGAQLSSLSEKQAEYIGVGQSGPFKPDYYRY from the coding sequence ATGGCAGCGTCTAATGATTTTAAAGTCGCAAATATTGAGCTCGCCGACTGGGGTCGCAAAGAGATTGCTATTGCTGAGACTGAGATGCCCGGTTTAATTGCTATCCGCGAGGAATATGCTGGAAAAAAACCTCTTGCTGGTGCTCGAATTGCTGGTTCATTGCATATGACCATACAAACAGCTGTCTTAATTGAGACCCTTGTAGAACTTGGAGCAGAAGTGCGTTGGGCTTCTTGTAACATTTTCTCCACACAAGATCAGGCGGCCGCTGCCATGGCTGTAAAGGGGATCCCCGTTTTTGCTTGGAAAGGTGAGACAGAAGAAGAGTATTGGTGGTGTATGGATCAAACTATCAAGGGGCCTGGTGGATGGACGCCGAACATGATTTTGGACGACGGAGGCGACCTTACAATAGTTATGCATGAAAAGTTCCCCGAACTCTTAGAAGACGTTCGTGGATTGTCAGAGGAAACAACTACCGGAGTTCATCGTTTGAATGAGATGGAGAAAAATGGCAGCCTCGCGGTGCCAGCATTTAACGTCAACGATTCTGTAACAAAATCAAAATTCGACAATTTATACGGCTGCCGCGAGAGTCTTATCGACGGTATTAAGCGCGCAACTGATGTTATGCTTGCTGGTAAAACCGCTGTCGTAGCTGGTTATGGTGACGTTGGAAAAGGCTCTGCAATAAGTTTGAGAGGTCAAGGAGCGCGTGTATTGGTCACCGAAGTGGATCCTATTTGCGCACTGCAAGCGGCTATGGAAGGATACGAAGTTACAACAATGGAGGCTGCTGCCCCAGTTGGTGACATTTTTGTAACTACAACCGGAAATATAGACGTTATTACGTTGGACCATATGAGAGACATGAAAGATCGTGCGATTGTTTGTAACATTGGTCACTTCGACTCTGAAATCGCTATTAACGATTTGAAGAACCTAAAGTGGCACAATATCAAACCTCAAGTTGACGAAGTTGAGTTCGCCGATGGAAAACGCTTGATTGTCCTTGCGGAGGGTCGTCTAGTGAACTTGGGTTGCGCGACAGGGCATCCAAGCTTTGTCATGTCAGCGTCATTTTCAAATCAGGTCTTAGCCCAAATTGAGCTTTGGCAAAATCACAAAAAATATGAAAATAAAGTTTATGTGTTACCAAAATCGTTAGATGAGAAAGTTGCTCAGCTTCATTTGTCAAAACTGGGAGCCCAATTGAGTTCTCTTTCAGAAAAACAAGCTGAATATATTGGCGTTGGGCAGAGCGGTCCGTTTAAACCAGATTATTATAGATATTAG
- the rapZ gene encoding RNase adapter RapZ: MKERVLIVTGMSGAGRTASLKFLEDLGYEAVDNLPLSFLGRLIDQPEPKNLLGNGRPLAIGVDLRTRGFAVETVMDELERWKANPFAEVLSIFVDCEDVVLGRRFTETRRRHPLAFDRPLSDAIGLERRLLLRLRDRADLVLDTTERTLSELKVVLAKHFAYGKGTGTEIFIKSFSFRHGLPREADLVLDVRFLRNPHYDQKLRPLSGEDEVVRSYIMRDPGVAEYLNAVEEMLALCLPRYREEGKSYLTIAFGCTGGRHRSVFVAVDIAKRLEHRDWRVRIIHRDIHRDAGSDML, translated from the coding sequence TTGAAAGAGCGCGTCTTAATAGTCACTGGCATGTCTGGCGCTGGGCGCACAGCGTCACTCAAATTCCTCGAAGATTTAGGTTATGAAGCAGTTGATAACCTACCGCTCTCATTTCTGGGCAGACTGATCGATCAGCCTGAGCCAAAAAATCTTCTTGGCAATGGTAGGCCATTGGCAATAGGGGTGGATCTCCGGACTCGAGGGTTTGCGGTTGAGACGGTAATGGACGAACTTGAGCGTTGGAAAGCCAACCCCTTTGCAGAGGTCCTATCAATTTTTGTCGACTGTGAGGATGTGGTGCTCGGGCGGCGCTTCACTGAAACGCGTAGGCGGCATCCTTTAGCATTTGACCGTCCGCTATCAGATGCCATTGGACTCGAGCGTCGCCTTTTACTAAGACTTCGTGATCGTGCTGACCTGGTATTAGACACTACTGAGCGAACCTTGTCTGAATTAAAGGTAGTCCTTGCCAAGCATTTCGCATATGGCAAGGGCACGGGGACAGAAATTTTTATAAAGTCATTTTCGTTCCGGCACGGTTTGCCCCGTGAAGCAGACTTAGTCCTTGACGTTCGATTTTTGAGGAATCCACATTACGATCAAAAGCTCCGCCCGTTGTCGGGAGAGGATGAGGTAGTTCGTTCTTATATTATGCGAGATCCGGGGGTAGCTGAGTACTTAAACGCGGTTGAAGAAATGCTGGCCCTTTGTCTCCCCCGTTACAGAGAAGAGGGCAAGAGCTACTTAACTATTGCATTTGGCTGCACTGGAGGTCGCCACAGATCTGTATTCGTGGCAGTTGATATTGCAAAAAGATTGGAGCACAGAGATTGGCGGGTCCGTATCATACACCGCGACATACATCGAGATGCTGGTAGCGATATGCTTTAG
- a CDS encoding stimulus-sensing domain-containing protein, which produces MTTKKAENNCSGKLSCSANGPNGYFCSIIMLVKKWRGNCHRQRIISPLTLRVLAVNIVALLIPIGFLFYSDSYRDGLIDAELEVMGNKGRLVAAALGETSVGETHAGRQFINPLMARDTIRRLSDDPQLRTRLFVLNGDQIVDSKQTDIQVEPLSPRGESHLIWDWAFGLIDWGINWLPTGEKISRYREDVLPRANHYAEVVSAFSGNVVGITRMGGKSGLVLSVAVPVQNVRRVVGAILLSQDATEIEAAIRDFRQKVIVVSGAALVITILLSIYLAGTIARPVLQLAGAAEMVRLGHGRESQQIPDFSSRGDEIGDLSRVLREMTDALHERMDATERFAADVSHEIKNPLTSLRSAVETALKLKDHQRQTKLMGIVLEDVQRLDRLITDISNASRLDSELSREEMQSIDVGRMILALVDVENSVSSSARFEVEVDPSIPLFVRGSEDRLVQVFRNVLGNASSFSPPKGKITVTARKNGDFVEVIIEDQGPGIPTSRLSAIFDRFYTERPEGEKFGAHSGLGLSISKQIIEAHRGKILAENRGQYDGESGGARFIVVLPAEQKP; this is translated from the coding sequence GTGACCACTAAGAAGGCTGAAAACAATTGTTCCGGTAAATTGAGTTGCTCGGCTAACGGACCAAATGGCTATTTTTGCTCCATCATCATGTTGGTGAAAAAGTGGCGAGGAAACTGTCACCGGCAGCGCATTATCTCGCCACTTACGTTGAGAGTACTCGCTGTAAATATTGTTGCGCTGTTAATTCCGATCGGGTTTTTATTTTATTCTGATTCGTACAGAGATGGGCTCATTGACGCAGAATTAGAGGTCATGGGTAATAAGGGTAGATTAGTGGCTGCTGCACTCGGCGAAACATCAGTTGGAGAAACGCATGCGGGAAGACAATTCATCAACCCACTAATGGCGAGGGATACTATCCGGCGTTTAAGTGATGATCCTCAATTGCGTACACGGCTCTTTGTGCTCAATGGGGATCAGATAGTCGACAGCAAGCAAACGGATATTCAGGTAGAACCACTATCTCCAAGAGGAGAGAGTCATCTGATATGGGATTGGGCATTTGGCCTTATTGACTGGGGTATTAATTGGCTGCCAACTGGCGAAAAAATATCTCGTTATCGTGAAGACGTGTTGCCTCGCGCCAACCATTACGCTGAAGTCGTGAGTGCATTTTCTGGTAATGTTGTGGGTATCACCCGTATGGGTGGGAAGAGTGGTTTGGTGTTGTCGGTGGCTGTACCCGTTCAAAATGTGCGGCGAGTCGTGGGAGCAATACTTTTATCGCAGGACGCAACAGAGATAGAAGCTGCTATTCGTGATTTTCGGCAGAAGGTCATTGTTGTATCAGGTGCGGCACTTGTTATTACCATACTTTTATCCATCTATTTGGCGGGGACTATAGCCCGCCCGGTCTTGCAGCTCGCTGGCGCCGCCGAAATGGTTCGCTTGGGGCATGGTCGAGAGTCACAACAAATACCTGACTTTTCATCACGAGGAGACGAGATTGGAGATCTTTCACGCGTGTTACGTGAAATGACTGATGCGTTGCATGAGCGTATGGATGCAACGGAGCGGTTTGCCGCTGACGTTAGCCATGAGATTAAAAACCCCCTGACTTCTCTTCGAAGTGCCGTTGAAACAGCTCTGAAGTTGAAAGATCATCAACGACAGACAAAGCTGATGGGCATAGTGCTGGAGGATGTGCAACGGCTTGATCGTCTTATAACAGACATTTCCAATGCATCCCGTCTTGACTCGGAGCTTAGTCGTGAGGAGATGCAATCAATAGATGTTGGCCGTATGATTTTGGCCTTGGTAGATGTAGAGAACTCCGTATCCAGTTCTGCGCGGTTTGAGGTCGAGGTAGACCCGAGTATACCCCTTTTTGTGAGAGGCTCGGAGGATCGTTTGGTGCAGGTATTCCGAAATGTATTGGGAAATGCTTCTAGCTTTAGTCCACCCAAGGGTAAGATTACAGTTACAGCAAGAAAGAATGGCGATTTCGTTGAGGTAATAATTGAAGACCAAGGGCCCGGTATACCAACATCAAGACTATCAGCAATTTTTGACCGGTTCTATACTGAGCGCCCTGAAGGTGAGAAATTTGGTGCTCATTCCGGACTTGGGCTCTCTATTTCAAAACAAATCATCGAGGCGCATCGAGGTAAGATTTTAGCCGAGAATCGAGGCCAATATGATGGGGAAAGTGGAGGCGCTAGATTCATAGTAGTTCTTCCGGCGGAGCAAAAACCTTAA
- a CDS encoding response regulator transcription factor, with amino-acid sequence MKKLIALVDDDQNILTSVSMALEVEGYEVVIFHDGEEALEGLTKITPDLAVLDIKMPRMDGMELLQRLRQNTKIPAIFLTSKDDEIDEVLGLRMGADDYIKKPFSQRLLIERIRTILRRSELLEEPLDGAPKDLIERGKLKLDPQRHLCCWNGIEIKLTVTEFLLLQSLSRRPGHVKTRDQLMDAAYGESIYVDDRTIDSHIKRLRRKFREVDTDFSQIETLYGVGYRYGQS; translated from the coding sequence ATGAAGAAATTAATTGCCTTGGTTGATGATGACCAAAATATTCTAACTTCGGTCTCAATGGCTCTCGAGGTAGAGGGCTATGAGGTAGTGATTTTTCATGACGGAGAAGAAGCGCTAGAGGGGCTAACCAAAATTACCCCCGACCTTGCTGTTTTAGATATAAAAATGCCAAGAATGGATGGAATGGAATTACTTCAAAGATTAAGACAAAACACCAAAATTCCGGCTATTTTTTTAACCTCCAAAGATGACGAAATTGACGAGGTGTTAGGGTTACGTATGGGTGCAGACGACTACATCAAAAAGCCATTTTCCCAGCGATTACTTATTGAAAGAATTCGCACCATTCTCCGCCGGTCTGAATTGTTGGAAGAACCCTTGGATGGTGCGCCAAAAGATCTCATCGAGCGTGGGAAGCTTAAACTTGACCCTCAACGTCATCTGTGTTGCTGGAATGGTATTGAGATTAAACTCACCGTAACAGAATTTCTTTTGTTGCAATCTCTCTCACGACGACCCGGGCATGTAAAGACTCGTGATCAGCTGATGGATGCGGCTTATGGAGAAAGTATCTATGTCGACGATAGAACGATAGACAGTCATATAAAACGCCTGAGACGCAAATTTCGGGAGGTTGATACGGATTTCTCTCAGATAGAGACACTCTATGGTGTGGGATATAGATATGGCCAATCGTGA
- a CDS encoding SCO family protein — protein MKNSTSFAVIGVLVAALFSIALAALVYWHQIENTTSEPAPKIGFFPVIDIGGPFTLTDHNGSKITEKSFPGKFLLITFGYTFCPDICPTGLARMTTALDRLGKTADLVQPLFISVDPNRDTPESLATYVAHFHPKMRGLTGSKVEIDSVTKTYRVLSHVVHQDDSSEYLLNHTTFFYLVAPTGKIARIFRHATSADALAKAISAELAKKS, from the coding sequence ATGAAAAATTCTACATCCTTCGCAGTAATTGGGGTTTTGGTAGCCGCACTTTTTTCTATTGCTTTAGCAGCACTCGTGTATTGGCATCAAATTGAAAACACGACTTCAGAGCCGGCCCCAAAAATAGGGTTCTTCCCCGTTATCGATATTGGTGGACCATTTACACTCACCGATCATAATGGCTCAAAAATCACAGAGAAAAGTTTTCCTGGAAAATTCTTATTGATCACCTTCGGCTATACTTTTTGCCCGGATATATGTCCAACGGGTCTCGCAAGAATGACAACCGCACTTGACCGCCTCGGAAAAACCGCAGACCTAGTTCAACCGCTGTTTATCTCAGTAGATCCAAACCGCGATACCCCGGAGTCACTGGCAACCTACGTAGCCCATTTTCACCCAAAAATGCGCGGGCTCACAGGCAGCAAAGTTGAAATTGATAGTGTTACAAAAACATACCGCGTATTGAGCCATGTTGTGCATCAAGATGATTCTAGTGAATATTTACTCAATCATACGACGTTTTTCTACTTAGTAGCTCCCACCGGAAAAATTGCTCGCATTTTCCGCCACGCAACCAGCGCAGACGCTCTTGCAAAGGCTATTTCTGCGGAGCTAGCCAAAAAAAGTTGA